The following proteins are encoded in a genomic region of Coffea eugenioides isolate CCC68of chromosome 6, Ceug_1.0, whole genome shotgun sequence:
- the LOC113774732 gene encoding mitochondrial import receptor subunit TOM7-1-like: protein MSTRVALKAKGGKSNRNKASAAAAGEEDGPSTVKIVKDWTNWGLHKAKVVAHYGFIPLIIVIGMNSEPKPSWAQLLTPV, encoded by the coding sequence ATGTCGACCAGGGTGGCTCTGAAGGCGAAAGGCGGCAAGTCCAATCGGAACAAAGCCTCGGCGGCTGCAGCTGGAGAGGAAGACGGGCCGTCGACTGTGAAGATTGTGAAAGACTGGACCAATTGGGGTCTCCACAAAGCAAAAGTCGTCGCGCACTATGGATTCATCCCTTTGATCATTGTAATCGGGATGAACTCGGAGCCAAAGCCCTCTTGGGCTCAACTCTTAACTCCCGTGTGA